The Gammaproteobacteria bacterium sequence GGCCTCGGTGAAGCAGGAACTCAGCACTAAAGTTACCTATGGGTAGTTTGGTAGGTCTGAGAGAACGGTAACTCGGACCAAACCAGGAGGGTTTTTGTAAGCATTGTTGTAATTCCTGGAAGGCTAAATCTAATAACACCGTTGGGTCGAAATCGTCCGATGACGGACCAGACAAAATTTTTAACAAGGAGACAAAGATGCTTATTTTGACGCGGAGAGTAGGGGAAACCTTAATGATTGGCGATGATGTCACAGTTACCGTGCTGGGAGTCAAAGGCAATCAAGTACGAATCGGCGTAAACGCACCGAAGGAAATCACTGTTCACCGAGAGGAAATTTACGAACGTATACAACGAGAGAAGGAAGCGCAATCTCGATTAGGGACGCAACCATTGGATAATCAAGAAAACGATGGATAATTTAAATCGGTTGATGGTTACTATTTTGTAACGTTTTGGTAAGCTAGTGGCCTGTTGGACTCGGGAGTATTACAGTGTAAAATCAGGGGACGATAGGCCGCTATTTATAAAAATTAACAATACCTGAGTTTGAAGCAGCGATAAAAACTATAAATTAGTAATTTTTAGTATGCATAAATAATTCACTCTATAAATTCTCAAAATTCTCATATTGGAGAGATGGCCGAGAGGCTGAAGGCGCTCCCCTGCTAAGGGAGTATGGAGTTAAAAGCTCCATCGAGGGTTCGACTCCCTCTCTCTCCGCCATACAAGTATTTTTTAGATAAATTAAATAATTACAAACTTGCTACAAAACTCTGTCCCTCAGTCAGTCCCCACGCCATAACTACTCCACAATTATGGCAAAAATCCTGCCATAACTACCATACACAGAATTAAGGCTATTGGTTGCTTTTCTTTCTATCAGTAGCACCTAAAAGCCCATCGTAGAGGGATCTTGAGCCTCCCTACGGGTATCACCGCCGATACCTCATTATCTTTCTTCGTCCTTCAATGCCAGCCACCAATCACCACCATCGCATCGTCAATGGTGGAAGTTTTCTATTGCTTATCATTTTCAAAAAATTAGCCAATCATATTGGGGCAATTTGGTACTTTATCCATCACTATAATGCCGCGCTTCCTTTAATCTTCCATGAAATCGTATAGATTAGAGCACTATAGCTAAAGCACCATAAAATGAACATGCCATACCACAGATCTTGCAGATGGTTGCTATCTTCCGGGTTCTAGCAGATATCCATTTTATGGTTGTTTAGCTCTATCGAACAATTAAATACAGAATAGAGCCTACGAAGACAATAAAACAAGGAAACTTGTATCCGATTTCAAAATGGAACCTGTAGTTCCTCCAAAAAAATAGGACTGTAAAATGGAAATATGATAAAAAACCATATAAAAAAGAAATTTAGAATTTTAGGAGTTACGCAGTTAAATTATTAATAATTTGACTTATATGAAACTAATAAAATAGTTATTACACAATTTTGGTGAGAATTTTTTCATGGACATCATATTTATTCATGATTTACGGATCGAGACCATCATTGGAGTTTTCGATTGGGAACGACGGATTAAGCAAGTAGTAATTATTGATCTTGACATGGCTTGTGATATTAGATCCGCAGCCACTACAGATTGCATTGGCCATGCCCTCGATTATAACGCTGTGGCCATGCGTCTTATCGCTTTTGTAGAAGGCAGTGAATTTCAACTCGTAGAAACATTAGCCGAGCGTATCGCTATAATTTTACTTGCAGAATTCCACATCCCTTGGGTTCGTGTGCGTGTTAATAAGCAAGGAGCGGTGGGTAGTGCAAGAGATGTCGGAGTTATCATTGAACGTGGCGCGATTTAGCGGTTTGATTACTCATTACAGGTAAAACCAATTTATTCTTTGTTAATTCTTTGATGAAGATTCCCTTAACTGTTTAAGAAAAGAAGAGGTAACCATTCCAACAGCACTACCCACAAGTGACATGGCGCAAGATAGGATTGAAGATCCGATCATGTAACTTATGCTAATGGGTGGTGCCACTCCGCTGGCCATGAATCCCACCGAAGGGGCGATGCTTACCATGGCTCCAGCCGATGCTCCGGCAACGCATCCAATGACTAATGAATCTGCGCTGACAAAATTTTCTCCACGACGAATGAGTAGGATAGTTTCTTGAACCGCTTCGCTTACGGGGCCAATTAAAAGTAACATCATTTCATTTTCAATAATGTAAGCGTGTGCTGGCATCATGAATATACATTCAATAATAAAAATTAACGATATTAATAGTTCACGTTTTATCATTATTTACTCAAATTTTTATTATTTTTGCGGCGTCCTTAATTTTTAATATGATTAATAAACCACGCTGTAAAAATAGCTACCGCGCTACTCGCGGAGCCTACGCCACACCCCATTCCCGTTAAAGTGCCCAATAAACTAAAACTCTCATGAATACCAATTCCCGTGGCTAATGAACCCGCAAGTGGAATACTCGCCACTAAAATGCCAGCGGCGGCACCAGCGGTACAGCCAATAATAATAGTATCAACACTAACAAAATAATCATCACGCTCTTCTTTACGCTCTTCTTTCTTGGTTTCTAGCGAAGATATTGGTTTAGTCATTAATATTTCTTGGCCAATGAATTTGGAATTCGTCGAAATAGTATGTCCGTTTATGTAGAAGCCATCATCTGTTTCAAATGAATAAACATTTAATACCCTACCTAACAAGACAAGCGCTATAAAAAAATGATGTGATGGATGTATGTGCATTGAAGCGAGCCAAGAAAGGAATTATAAGGCATGAACCAAAACAGCAATGCGTCGGAGTAATGCTGAAACTAATCGACTACGCATTAAGGGGCGAACTCAAAAATAGCACTCTGGTTAGTTATTCAGCAAGAAA is a genomic window containing:
- a CDS encoding hypothetical protein (Evidence 5 : Unknown function) — encoded protein: MHIHPSHHFFIALVLLGRVLNVYSFETDDGFYINGHTISTNSKFIGQEILMTKPISSLETKKEERKEERDDYFVSVDTIIIGCTAGAAAGILVASIPLAGSLATGIGIHESFSLLGTLTGMGCGVGSASSAVAIFTAWFINHIKN
- the csrA gene encoding carbon storage regulator, with the protein product MLILTRRVGETLMIGDDVTVTVLGVKGNQVRIGVNAPKEITVHREEIYERIQREKEAQSRLGTQPLDNQENDG
- a CDS encoding membrane hypothetical protein (Evidence 5 : Unknown function), with the protein product MIKRELLISLIFIIECIFMMPAHAYIIENEMMLLLIGPVSEAVQETILLIRRGENFVSADSLVIGCVAGASAGAMVSIAPSVGFMASGVAPPISISYMIGSSILSCAMSLVGSAVGMVTSSFLKQLRESSSKN
- the folB gene encoding Dihydroneopterin aldolase, with product MDIIFIHDLRIETIIGVFDWERRIKQVVIIDLDMACDIRSAATTDCIGHALDYNAVAMRLIAFVEGSEFQLVETLAERIAIILLAEFHIPWVRVRVNKQGAVGSARDVGVIIERGAI